A stretch of DNA from Acidobacteriota bacterium:
GAAGAAGGACCGCCGGTCCGGGACCTACATCGTCACCGGTTTCGCCAATCGCAAGTAGGGACGGTCGGCTCGACGAGCCTAGCCCGCCCTTTTCACGAGTTTTCCGCTGCGAGTCCGTATGTCCTGGAATCTGCTGCGTCTTCCAGCGCCTGCTCTCCTCGCAGTACGTCGAGTACGGCGGCGTCGTGGCAGCGACGGATGCCTTGCATCTTCAAGAACCTACGGCCTCTCGCGAGGAAACCTCCTGAGAAGGCCGGGCTAGGGTGCCATGGCGGGTAGTTGAGGGTGAACCACAATCTCGTCCTCGTGCTCGCGAGCCTTGGCGAGGTCGTAGGCCGTTTGGAGGCGCATCCAGTGGGCCGCGTTCGACCAGCCAACCTTCTCGAGGCGGATTGCCATCTCGGGTGAAATCCCAGACTTTCCATTGATGACTCGAGACAGGGTATGCCGAGTCACTCCCAGCATCTGTGCTCCTTCGGTGACCGTCAGCTGCAGTGGATCGAGACAGGCGTCCTTTACTGAGTGCCCGGGGTGGGGTGGTTGCTTCATGGTCATTTCGGGGCTTTCTAGTGGTAGGCGATCAGGTTTACTTCCCTAGCATCGCCGTCGGCGAAGCGAAAGGTGATTCGCCAGTTGCCGGATACGGAGATGCTCCAAGCTCCTTTGAGATCTCCCTTCAAGCGATGGAGCCGATATCCGGGTAGGTCGAGGTCCGTTGGGGCCAAGGCGTTGTCGAGGTGAAAGAGGACATCTGCGATCCGTTTTCGCTGGTCCGCCCGGACTTTGCTGCCATCTCCTGATTCGTAGAGCTTCTTGAGGCCTCGGTGCTTGAAGCTTACGATTCATCGACTGTAACATGACACGTTGCGGGTTGCGGTCGTGCGCAAATCGCTCCCAGGGGAGCACTTCGCCCTGCCCGTTACTGCGGGTCGATCGGCTGGTTGTTGCGAAAGTCGTTTTCCTGGTGCTGCTCGGGCCGCCGCTTGAACCAGCGGCGCAGAAGGGGCCAGGTCCAAGCGAGGATGAAGATACCGATCGCTATCAGGTTCTCGAGATCGGGGAGGTCGTTCATGGATCGGCGGTGAGTCTACCGCGGATCTTGCGCACCGCTCCGGCCGGCGTCGAGCCGAGGAGGGCGGGTAGCAGGAAGAGGTCGCCGATCACCGCCAGCAGGATGGCGAAGGCCGAGATGCCGCCGAAGCGGGCTGTCGGCGCAAAGTCCGAGAGCCCGCAGACGGCGAAGCCGACGGCCAGCACCAGGCCCGTCAGGAGATAGGACGGGGCGGTGAGCTCGAGGGTGCGGGCGACCGCTTCGGCGGTGCCGTGGCGAGGCGCGAGGTGGCGGAAGTGCCCCAGGGTATGCAGCGTGTCGTCCACCGCCAGACCGAGAACCACCGACGCCACCATCACCGTCGCGACGTCGACCGGAACGCCGTACCAGCCCATCAGACCGAGTGCGCCGATCACCGGCCAGAGGTTGGGCAGCAGCGCCAGGATGGTGAGGCGCGTGGTGCCGAGGAGAAGGCGGAAGACCAGGCCGACGGCGATGAAGGTCAGGGCGAAGGAAAGGGCCAGCGTGCGGAGAAGCGCGCGCTGACTCTCGAGCAGCAGTGGGTACTGGCCGGTGACTTCGATACGGGCTTGCGGAAAGCTGCTCTGGGCGGCTTCTTCGATCGTCGTCAGCAAAGGCTCGAGGCGGTCGAAGCCGGCCATCGGGGCGAACACCAGGAGTCTCGCCGTGGTGCTCTGCCACCACGGGGCGAGGGCCTGGCGACCGCGCGGATCTGCGGCGAGGAGGGTGTAGGCGCCTTGGCGGCCGAGGGAGGTGCCGAGGGCGCTGTTGGCGACGAAGTCGTCCACCAGGTCGCCGGCGCCGACCACTCCGAGGACAGGATCGAAGCCGCGGAGGCGGTCACTCAAGGTCGACAGGCGGGCGAGCGGGGGAGCGGAGCTGGCCGACTCGGCATTCGGCAGGTGAACCGCCACCTCGAGGCTGGCGATGCCGATGCCGGCCGCTTCGAGCTCTTCGATGGCGGTGCGGGCCGGGTGCTGTGGCGCAAGGTAGGTGAGGGCGTTGCTCTCGGTGCGCAAGCGAGGCAGACCGGCGAGGGCCACCAGGGCGAGGGCGGTGGCGAGGGCCAACACCTTGCCGCGATGGGCGAGCAGCCGCGGCGTCATAGCGCGTGCCCAGGCCGAGGTCCGCGACTCGAAGGCTCGCTGTCCCGGGGGGGCCGCCCCCTTCTTCGAGCCGCCGATGGCGAGCAGGTTCGGTAGTAGCTGAAAGGCCGCCAGGGTGAGGACGGCAATGCCGAGGCCGGACCACAGTCCGAGGGAGCGCACCGGGGCCACCGGGCTGACCGCCAGCGAGGCGAAGCCGACGAAGGTGGTGAGCCCGGTCCAGAAGACCGCCCAGCCCTTGTCGCGGTAGGTCGCGGCCACCGCCGCGGGGTGTTCCAGCTCTCGGCGGTGAGCGCGATAGCGCATCAGCACGTGGATGGCGGTGGCCAGCGAGATGACGAAGAGCAGCGGCGGCAGCACTGCCAGCACCAGGTTGAGGCGCACGCCTGTGAAGCCCATCAAGCCGAGGAGGGTGAGCTCGCAAACGGCGACGAAGGTCAGCGGCACGATCAGGCCGGCGAGATCGCGGAAGACGGCGAACAGCAGCAGGCAGGCGGCGATCAGGAGCAACGGAAAGGACTGTGTCTGGATTTCCTGTGACGAGCGATCGAGGGCGCGGTCGAGAATCGGCGAGCCGGCGAGATGGGCGTCCACCCCCGCCGGTCGATCGCGTTCCAGCAAGGTCGCGAGGGGCGACAGCTCGGCGTCTTCCGAGAGGGTGACCCAAACGGTGGCGGTGCGCCCGGTTCGATCGATCCAGCCGAGGTTGCGGTCGAGGGTACTGGCGCGGGCGCGTCGGCGGAGCTCGTCGGGCTCCGGCGGCCAAGCCGAAAGCAGCGGGCGATAGTGGCTGGCGAGGCCGGCGGCACCTTCGACTCCGGGCAGTGTCTGCGCGGCTTCTTCGAGCTCCAATAACCAGGCCATACCCTCCGGCGTCCACAGCCGATCGCCGGAAACCACCAGGCGCAGGCCGCGATCACTACCGAAGGCGGCGCGCAGCTCCTGGTAGGCGGCCAGTCGGGGCGAGCCGGCGAGAAAGAACTGCTCCGGCGAGTTGTCGGTCTGCAGTCGCAGGGTGCCGGCGAGACCGCCGAGAAGAAGTCCGACCGTCACCCAGCGAGCCCATCTGGAGGCGGCGGGTGCCGCCGGCAGGTCGGTCAGGGCGCTCGGTCGAGGGTCTCGAAGGTGACCTCGACCTCCTTCTCGACCCGCAGGACGAAGGTGCTGGGATCTTCCAGGCCCCAGGCGACGAAGGGGATGCGAAAGGAACCGCGAACGTTGCCTTCACCGGGGCCTTCGTCGACGTGCTCGAAGATGATCTCGAAGGAATGCTCGTCACCGTGGAAGGTCAGTCGCCCCTGCAGAGTGCCGCTGCCGGGATAGTTGCCGGCGAAGGACTCGGCGACGAAGGTGGCGGTGGGGAAGCGCTCGCTCTCGAGGATGTCGCGGTGCATCTTGCGGTCGCGCTTGGCGTTGCCGGTGTCGCCGCTGGCGATGTCGAGGACGATCTCGCCGGAGGCTTCCCCGCTGGCCGGGTCGAAGGTGATCTCGCCGCGCAGCAGGCGGAAGGTGCCTTCGACCTGGTGGAGGGTCGCCCCGAGGGTGAAGGCGACCTTGGTCTGCTCCGGGTCGAGGCGGCGAACGATGGGTTCGGCTTCGATCACCGGTCCGCCGACGGCGGTGGCGATCAGCGCGACAGCGAGGAGGATGGGAAGTCTGCTCTTCATGGGGCTCACCTCGAGACTGCTCCGGGATTCTAGCCCGAGCCGTTAAGATCTGGGCGCCGCCGAAGGTGGTCCCGACCAACCCCAGTGAAGAGGGCGATCGATCTATGACTCCGAAGACGCCAACCGTTGATCCCGCCGCCCCCGAGGGTGGAGATCCCGCTGCCGCTGGCGATACCGCTGCTGCCGGCGGCGACGCCGCCGTCGAAGCCAGCCGGGCGGGTGCCAGCGCAGTGCGTGATCTCCTCGCGCAGACGCCGCTGACCAATGTGTACCTCCAGGCCCTGGCGGTGGTCCTGTTCGCGTTCATCGCCTCGTGGATCGTCGACCGCGTCATCTCGCGCGGTCTGGCGCGCTGGGCGCGCCACACCAAGACCGATCTCGACGACAAGTTAATCTCGCTGCTGCACCGGCCCGTGCGCCTCAGCGTGCTGCTGATCGGCCTCGCCATCGCCACCCAGCTGATGGGTCTGGCGCCGACCATCGAGCGCGTCACCCTGGGGGTCATCCAGACCTTGGCGGTCTTCCTCTGGGCTTCCTTCGCGATGCGCTTCGTGTCGCTGCTGCTGACCTCCTTCCAGTCCCGCAAAGACCGCTTCAAGGCCCTCGACAGCCGCACCTTTCCGCTGTTCGACAACCTCGCGAAGATCCTCATCGTCGGCGCGGCGATCTACTTCGTCTTCCTGGCCTGGAACATCGATGTCACCGCCTGGCTGGCGTCGGCGGGCATCATCGGCATCGCCGTCGGCTTCGCCGCCAAGGACACCCTGGCCAACCTCTTCGCCGGCCTGTTCATCGCCGCCGATGCTCCCTACAAGGTGGGCGATTACGTCAACCTCGATTCCGGCGAGCGCGGTCGCGTCACCCAGGTGGGCATTCGCACCACCCGCATGCTGACCCGCGACGACATCGAGATCACGATTCCGAACTCGGTGATCGCCAACGCCAAGATCATCAACGAGAGCGGTGGCCGGTGGGAGAAGGAGCGCCTGCGGGTGAAGGTGGGGGTGGCCTACGGCAGCGACGTCGATCAGGTGCGCCAAGCGCTGATGGCGGTGGCCGGCGACTACGACATCGTGTGCGCCGATCCCGAGCCGCGGGTGCGCTTCCGGGCGCTGGGCAACTCCAGCCTCGACTTCGAGCTCCTGGTCTGGGTCAACGATCCGGAGCTGCGCGGTCGCGCCCTCGACATGCTCTATGAAGGGGTCTACAAGCGCTTCATGGCGGAAGGCATCGAGATTCCTTTCCCGCAGCGCGACGTCCACCTCTACACCCATTCGGTGCCGAACGAATCGTGATTCGCTGCGTTCCGCGATGGGCAGGCGGTGGGATCCTCTGCCTGCTGCTCATCGTGGGCTGGACCACCGCCGGAGCGCCCCTTTCGGCACTCGAGGTGGGTTGGCAGCGGATCGAGATTCCGGCGACCGGTTCCTATGCTCTGGTCTATCTGCCGCGCGGTCTCGAGGCAGCGTCGTCACTGCCGCTGGTGGTGTTTCTGCACGGCTCCGGTGGTGAGCCCGAGCCCTATCAGCGGCTGGTGGAGAACGCTGCCGACGATGCCGGTTGTGTCCTGGTGCTGCCGCGCTCGCGCATCGGCACCGGTTGGGGCGCCTTCGACGATCCGCAGACGATTGCCGAGAGCGTCGCCACGGTGTCCGCGGAGCTACCCGTCGACCCGGCCCGCATCGCCATTGCCGGACACTCCGCCGGTGGGGCCTACGCCTTCCACCAGGCATATGCGGTGACCAACCAGTACAGCGGGGTGTTCGCCTTGTCGTCGCCGACGGCGCCGGTGAACGCCCTCGCCGACCGCACCTACGTCGCCCCCAACCGCATGTACTACGGCACCACCGATCCGAATTACACGGACGGGGCCTACGCCAACAATCGAGCCCTCTGGCAGCGCCTGGAGGTGCGGTCCGAGGAAGACATCCAGCCCGGCTTCGGCCACAACGTCTGGCCCTCCTTCGTGATGCGCAACGGCTTCCGCTTCCTGGTCGAGCAGCGCTATCCGGCGGCGGTCGGTCTCTGCCGTCCCGATGCCACGACCCTCTGTCTGCGCGACGGTCGCTTCGCTCTCAGCGTCTCCTGGCGGGACGATCGCGACCGTACCGGCGAGGGCGGTGTGGTGACGACGACGGCGGACTCGGGGCTATTCTGGTTCTTCGGGGCCGACAACTGGGAGCTGTTGGTCAAGGTGCTCGATGGCTGCGCCGACAACCAGCGTTTCTGGGTCTTCACCGCCGCCACCACCAATGTCGAGTACGAGCTGACGGTGCGGGACCTCGAAGCCGGGGTCACCAAGATCTATCGCAACCCGCTCGGCGTTTCGGCACGAACGGTGGCCGATACGGCCGCCTTCGCCACCTGTCCTTGAGATGGGCTCATGTCGGGGTGGTTTTACAGTTCGTTGACAACTCTCTTCGCGAAGCGTTCGTATCCAGTCGTGGCGTATACCCACCGCGATCTGCACAAGGAGGCGATTCCATGCATTCTTTCCACCGCTTGGCCTGCACCGCGCTGGTTCTGGCGCTGCTCGCCGTTCCGTCCCTCGCCCAGTCTTTCCGAGAGGGTCCGCCGGAGATCCAGTCGATGAGTGCCCTCGCCTTCGGGCCGGACGGCGTGCTGTTCGTCGGCGACGCCAAGGCCGGCGCCGTGGTCGCCCTCGATCTCGACGACGACGAGGCCGCCACGCCCGCTGAGCGCTTCGCCCTGGGCGACATCGAAACCAAGATCGCGGCGCTCCTCGGCACCCGCACCAGCGAGGTGCTGATCCACGACCTGGCGGTGCATCCGGTGTCGCGGGCGATCTATCTGGCGGTGTCGCGGGAGCGGGCCAAGTGGGCGTCGCGCTGGCAGCTTCCCAACGATCTCGGCGATGCCAACGTTTTGCTGCGGGTCGACGCCGAGGGCGAGATCGATGCCGTCGATCTTTCCGAGGCGCGCTGGGCGAGCAGCCCATTGCCGGATCCGGTGGATGTGGAAAAGACCCACCGCTGGAAAACCGGCACGCCGCTGCGCGTCGACACGG
This window harbors:
- a CDS encoding HigA family addiction module antitoxin is translated as MTMKQPPHPGHSVKDACLDPLQLTVTEGAQMLGVTRHTLSRVINGKSGISPEMAIRLEKVGWSNAAHWMRLQTAYDLAKAREHEDEIVVHPQLPAMAP
- a CDS encoding type II toxin-antitoxin system RelE/ParE family toxin; this translates as MVSFKHRGLKKLYESGDGSKVRADQRKRIADVLFHLDNALAPTDLDLPGYRLHRLKGDLKGAWSISVSGNWRITFRFADGDAREVNLIAYH
- a CDS encoding MMPL family transporter, translated to MTVGLLLGGLAGTLRLQTDNSPEQFFLAGSPRLAAYQELRAAFGSDRGLRLVVSGDRLWTPEGMAWLLELEEAAQTLPGVEGAAGLASHYRPLLSAWPPEPDELRRRARASTLDRNLGWIDRTGRTATVWVTLSEDAELSPLATLLERDRPAGVDAHLAGSPILDRALDRSSQEIQTQSFPLLLIAACLLLFAVFRDLAGLIVPLTFVAVCELTLLGLMGFTGVRLNLVLAVLPPLLFVISLATAIHVLMRYRAHRRELEHPAAVAATYRDKGWAVFWTGLTTFVGFASLAVSPVAPVRSLGLWSGLGIAVLTLAAFQLLPNLLAIGGSKKGAAPPGQRAFESRTSAWARAMTPRLLAHRGKVLALATALALVALAGLPRLRTESNALTYLAPQHPARTAIEELEAAGIGIASLEVAVHLPNAESASSAPPLARLSTLSDRLRGFDPVLGVVGAGDLVDDFVANSALGTSLGRQGAYTLLAADPRGRQALAPWWQSTTARLLVFAPMAGFDRLEPLLTTIEEAAQSSFPQARIEVTGQYPLLLESQRALLRTLALSFALTFIAVGLVFRLLLGTTRLTILALLPNLWPVIGALGLMGWYGVPVDVATVMVASVVLGLAVDDTLHTLGHFRHLAPRHGTAEAVARTLELTAPSYLLTGLVLAVGFAVCGLSDFAPTARFGGISAFAILLAVIGDLFLLPALLGSTPAGAVRKIRGRLTADP
- a CDS encoding YceI family protein, which gives rise to MKSRLPILLAVALIATAVGGPVIEAEPIVRRLDPEQTKVAFTLGATLHQVEGTFRLLRGEITFDPASGEASGEIVLDIASGDTGNAKRDRKMHRDILESERFPTATFVAESFAGNYPGSGTLQGRLTFHGDEHSFEIIFEHVDEGPGEGNVRGSFRIPFVAWGLEDPSTFVLRVEKEVEVTFETLDRAP
- a CDS encoding mechanosensitive ion channel family protein, producing the protein MTPKTPTVDPAAPEGGDPAAAGDTAAAGGDAAVEASRAGASAVRDLLAQTPLTNVYLQALAVVLFAFIASWIVDRVISRGLARWARHTKTDLDDKLISLLHRPVRLSVLLIGLAIATQLMGLAPTIERVTLGVIQTLAVFLWASFAMRFVSLLLTSFQSRKDRFKALDSRTFPLFDNLAKILIVGAAIYFVFLAWNIDVTAWLASAGIIGIAVGFAAKDTLANLFAGLFIAADAPYKVGDYVNLDSGERGRVTQVGIRTTRMLTRDDIEITIPNSVIANAKIINESGGRWEKERLRVKVGVAYGSDVDQVRQALMAVAGDYDIVCADPEPRVRFRALGNSSLDFELLVWVNDPELRGRALDMLYEGVYKRFMAEGIEIPFPQRDVHLYTHSVPNES
- a CDS encoding alpha/beta hydrolase, giving the protein MIRCVPRWAGGGILCLLLIVGWTTAGAPLSALEVGWQRIEIPATGSYALVYLPRGLEAASSLPLVVFLHGSGGEPEPYQRLVENAADDAGCVLVLPRSRIGTGWGAFDDPQTIAESVATVSAELPVDPARIAIAGHSAGGAYAFHQAYAVTNQYSGVFALSSPTAPVNALADRTYVAPNRMYYGTTDPNYTDGAYANNRALWQRLEVRSEEDIQPGFGHNVWPSFVMRNGFRFLVEQRYPAAVGLCRPDATTLCLRDGRFALSVSWRDDRDRTGEGGVVTTTADSGLFWFFGADNWELLVKVLDGCADNQRFWVFTAATTNVEYELTVRDLEAGVTKIYRNPLGVSARTVADTAAFATCP